The proteins below are encoded in one region of Rhizobacter sp.:
- a CDS encoding PilN domain-containing protein yields the protein MTQNINLYDASLRAKREWLTAANAAAAVGVCALAVVLAGTWAVHDVRQLRQPANDTHTALEAAQKELVDLTQRLAQSKPDVRLQGELRAIQAAVTQRQSAFTLLQAGGLGNESGHANALNAFARQSINGLWLTGVTLDQQQVALRGRSTSPDLIPSYVNRLNKEAALQGRSFRALHIERPAQEAAASAPARSAPFVEFSLVSAHGTEAPAKATSQEGRR from the coding sequence ATGACGCAGAACATCAACCTCTACGACGCCTCGCTGCGGGCCAAGCGAGAGTGGCTGACGGCCGCCAACGCCGCGGCCGCCGTGGGCGTGTGCGCGCTCGCCGTGGTGCTGGCCGGCACTTGGGCCGTGCACGACGTGCGCCAGCTGCGCCAGCCGGCCAACGACACCCACACCGCGCTGGAAGCCGCGCAAAAGGAACTGGTCGACCTCACCCAGCGTCTGGCGCAATCCAAGCCCGACGTGCGGCTGCAAGGCGAGCTGCGCGCGATCCAGGCGGCCGTGACGCAGCGCCAGTCGGCGTTCACGCTGCTGCAGGCCGGCGGCCTGGGCAACGAATCCGGCCATGCCAACGCGCTCAACGCCTTCGCCCGCCAGTCGATCAACGGCCTGTGGCTGACCGGCGTGACGCTCGATCAGCAGCAGGTCGCGCTGCGCGGCCGCTCGACGAGCCCCGATCTCATCCCGAGCTACGTGAACCGGCTCAACAAGGAAGCGGCGCTGCAAGGCCGCTCGTTCCGCGCGCTGCACATCGAGCGCCCCGCGCAGGAAGCCGCGGCCTCGGCCCCGGCGCGCAGCGCACCGTTCGTCGAGTTCTCGCTCGTGAGCGCCCACGGTACCGAAGCGCCCGCCAAAGCCACCTCGCAGGAGGGCCGGCGATGA